The genomic DNA taatagtaatttttcatgttattaatatactgactatacattgtgatcagttgaatgccactttgatgtataaaagtaccaatttcttcccataagagcaaaatctatacattatcccaaacttttggctgccagtgtatgtgcaAGATGTTATATAGTTCTCACACATCATTGTTGAGGAaaacttattaaattaaattttatgtCTACATTCTGTTAGACAAATAATAGTTAATGGCAAATTTaagaaaatatgaagaaaaaaatatatatcccaggagtttttattttgatgttcCAGGTATTCACTCTGCTTATGTACACATACTTAAACCTTTTAACTTTTGATAACTACAATTTGCCATTTATTTGGATACATGCATTTAACACACGCATGTTCAAACAGTTCAGCAAACTGTATCTATCAAAAGAGAAGGCAGCATAATACTAATCTAATCTGGGAGGTGGGGGTAGACAAAACACTGATTGACCAAATgtataaaagaaaacaaacattcactttgagaaaatatactttaaatattGTACTAATTACTGCATAACAAAACAACAGAAGACATACACACCTGCCACCAGGATAAACTTATTTTTGTCTTGTAAATGTTTaagcaaatattccatgtagaaAACATTACACTAACAGCCCTTGATACAGTTAATGGTTATTTTCTTCATCAGTTTTTcccaaaaaatgtcaaaatgttattGTAACAAGTTGGGGAgcgataaaagaaaagaaaagaaagagaaagtcaaAACTATGCAATTGCGTTTAACTGCAGTAAATTACTTGGCTTTTACCTTTAAACAGCCTAGAACAAACTGTAATGTATACCTGAACAGAAACTAGATTCACATTACATTTGGGTGTGGCACTGGAACAAACAGTGTGAAACAAATCTCAAAGCAGTactcaacaaaaaaaatttaGGGTGGGAACTGAACCGAGCGCATGTTGAGTTTTCAGCAGTCTTGACCACACATGAAGCAGTTAGTCTTCAAATTTCTGTGTACTGTATCAACTGACATCACAATTATAAGAAAAAATCCAAACAGTTCTATACTAATTTCTTGGCCTCAAAGAAGCTCTTGAGATGTCTCATTTGCCAAAAACCAATGGCCACCAGAATCAGTGTCTGGATGATAGACCACCACAGAACCCTCTGATTGGTGCTCTCACTTGTCTGTCTGAAGCGTTCCTCACGatactgcaattaaaaaaaataagaatcacATCAATAACATTCAGATAAGGTACAGAAGATAAGATACAGGCAAAGGAGTTTAGCattttatacaaaaaaattataataatgataaaaaaattaaaaaaagaagaatgtacaACAGATTTCAGTCAACAGATATTTGAATGTGAAACAAATAGTGTAAGGGAATCTTTCCACAGCAACGACAGCACAGAAGTGGAATGCATATCAATAAATGGTGCATTTACACAAATGTTTTAAGAGTGAGAAACAATGAATTAGGTGCTTGAGGTGCTTTTTTATTGATTCTACTGAACAGCCACTAGAATATACTGCATATTTTACTATGGTGTTCTCTTCACATTGGTGAAAGAGCTTAGACATTCCAGAACTGTTAGCAAACCATTCAGTGacagtattttatttgtaatggaTTTTTTTATTCCAAGCAGTGCAGGACTCTTACCCTCTGATAGTTCTGCTCTTTTTGGACCTGATCCACCTGCTCCATCAGCTGTCGCGCTCTCAGTTGTAGCTCACTGAGCTTGTCTTTTGCAGCAATTTCTGCATAGTTGTTTGTATGCTCACCAACTTGGATATCCAGGTGAACACgctgtattaaaaatacaaaaagttcaATGAATAAGTGTCTACTAGACAATTAGATGTCATTCTACCATGGAAACAAAAGACATCCTATCTATGAATACAGTATAAGGTGAAAATATGATGCATGTGTAAGGTGTATAAATTAAACTCACAAGCATTCCCCCAGCAAACAGAGCAAATTTGGAAGAATTGGAGTGCAGGCAGATTTGATGCTCTCCTGGCGTGTGGGAAGTGAAGGTGAACCTGCCCTCTGATCCATACTGACGAGACAGGATTACCTGAAACCCAGAAAAGATAAGCAAATGAGAACATGATGAATTACAGTACTGGACTTTAGATATTTCTTACAAAACCTCCAATCAAGCTGACCTTCTCATCAGGATCTTTCACTTCCACGAACATGCCAAGTCCTTGAGTAGCAGGCAAATACTCTTCTTTCTGCTTGTCATACAGCTGTGTCCGGTAGTTCCCTGGGTAATACAGAATTACATAGTTGTAAAAGAGGTAAATGTCTCATTATAGCAGAAAACACCAGAATGACCCATGGACCAAAATACACCAAAAATGTAGGCCAAATGCATGTTCTTAGAGTGGGGAGTTATGTCATATTCACATGATATTGCAATGTGTCACTTACGTATTCAGgatatttcacaatatcagaTCCTCGCATAACTTAGTGAAGTAACAATATAATGGATAAATATGACTTTGACTTAACAACTTTATACAATGCTACTCAACCTTAAAAATCCACTAATGTTGCAATCCCACCCACATAAGCttagttttctgtttgttttcattcattttggCCATCGTGGAATATCGGACAGATTCTATTCTACACGTTATTTTTCCCATGAAGTCCAGCTGGTTGCCAACGAATCAACTTAACTTGACAAGCCTGCTTGTTAGCATTGGGATAAGCACTAGCGTGCACTGCAAACTTGGCTGACATTTCCTGCTTCTTCTACATACCTATTATCATGGTTTCGTCCGGTATTTCTTCTATGAAGCATTTCTTTTCAGTCTCGCCGATATGAAAGTACAAGGAAGACACAAAACTggtgtaaatgtttaaaaacagcACCAAGTAAGGTGTAAACTGCTTTCTGATTGCCACCATCTTGACACTGCAGGTGAAAAGTGCACTGCGCCTGCGCAGAAGCCCCAGTGCCACGTAACCCATCGTCCGCCGTTGTCCAATCACAAGCGCTTTTCCAGCAATCGCGTGATTGCTCATGATCATTGTAGTTTTTGACTCTGACGGTACTGTCAAATCTTGATATCTGCACTCGTTTCTTCAATCAGTTCTTGTCATATTCATAGATTGTCGACTTTATAAGAGGCGTCTGTAACTTATATTTGTAATAGATTTGAGAAATAACCGAAAATGACAGTTTAATTACGCTTGGAAACTTAAAATGACCCTTGAAACTGTCATTAAAGTTTCATTTAGCGTTCTTCCTTCATTAGGCGGGAGATTTGGAAAACAAAAGAGTGAATATAGGCTATCGTACTCTGTGTTtgtttaatttaacattaataGAAGTAAACTGTGTGGGAAAATAGGAATTACCAAAAATGTAACGTGCATTTCAAGTCGCATAGATAATAGAAACATTTAGATTTACATACTGTTATTATAGATGCAACTAGCATTTTACAcattcttaaagaaatatttcctgttcaacacaagttaagctaaatcgacagcatttgtggcattatattgattatcacaaaaattatttagacttgcctctcatttctttaaaaaaagcacaaatcggggcctgggtagctcagcaagtaaagacgctgactaccacacctggagtcgcaagttcgaatccaaggcatgctgagtgactccagtcaggcttcctaagcaaccaattggtttgggtagagtcacgttgggttaacctcctcgtggtgctataatgtgattctcaaTCTCAGtggagcgtggtgagttgtgcatggatgctgcggagaatagtgtgagcctccacatgcactacatctccgcagtaacgcgctcaacaagccatgtgataagatgtgcagattgactgtctcggacacggaggtaactgagattcttcctccgccacccggattgaggcgtcactacgccaccacgaggatttagattGCATtgggcattgggcattccaaattgggggaaaaaatctgggttccagtgaggcacctacaatagaagtgaatggggccagtccgtaaacattaaagTACTAAgtatagtgagtattttaaaatactaaaatactttcaaagtatagccacaagacataatatgtgtgttaacatgattttagtttgataaaatcactttctaaccttttttgtgaaaagttatagccaatttttcaacttcattgctatgacaatgtaatgccaacaaaccctaaaacgactgtaaaaacgatgatttaaacaactttacagctcattaATACACACGTTttgacagaattaatgtaagtgcttttataaaattataagcttcacatttctgtctttaaaccctccaaaaatttgaaattattttttgtggtaatcaacattatacctcaaatgctgttgagtttaacttttattgaacctggaatatccctttaaggtgcaCTCTTGTTGACCTGTTGGTCAGCTTTTATTGTTGATGTTGCTCTGGTTGTCattctgacacctagtggcagcGATATAACATGCAAAATCAAAAGTTCCTGATTAACGATGCAACAATGTAGAAATGCACTTTTCGTCATGTCAACatgcttttcaaaaatgcaaataatttatttatgtgtAAAACATTTAGCCAAATATGAAGTCCATTTAAGTAGTGCCTTGATAGATTTAAGGCAAGGTTAATCATACTATAGCTCTTTGGAGAATTATTAAATCCAATAGagacaatatatttatattctctctgttaaaattctttctcctatcccagcaaCCTTTAGTAAGCCATTTTAATTTTCTCTGAAACTATAAACAcagtctctgtggcgctatgaaaatcgctgtttgttttgagagacccgcttagacccgccccaacaactttgctcaaccaatagcgtgagttgggggcgggactatctctttgtttgaccaatggcaaatgggggcgtattcagaagaaagctgttctgcaaaataaagtttatttttgcaattccatttggtggtgcagaaatgacataatTAAGCTTTAATttagaatgtattttaaatcaatgaattactatatttattattattactacagggCCAAGAAACCAAAAAGTGAAATCAACAAACATTAACCAAGTCCACAGGTAGAACTGCTTTATTTTCTCACCAAAAGAATCACTTTAAAGTCATTGCCTGCTTGCTCTTTAACAGAAAATGTACTTCTTATGGAAACTTGGAAGCAATTTTAAATCAGTGCATTGCAATTACTCCATGcagaggtaaaaaataaaaaataaaaataaaaaatataaaatttgaaaattttatttaagAGATGTAGGTGAAAACTCCCAGGCAGAATTACTGATATCCTGCAGTGATAAAATATAAAttccaaaatcttttttttgtaaACTCTTTTAAAGGTCATCAAGTGAATTCTTGTCCTTGCATAAGTGAATACCCACCACATTTTGGTGTATGttcagtaaaaaaattataacactGGGAATAAAATTCAATACACTTTGCTGTGGAGACCTTGGGAAAAATGGGACATTACCTTATTGAAAATAAGAAATAGCATTGAAATTGATTTGATCAATTTGAGAACACATTTTCATCAGTTTGATTTCTTGTGCAGTCCATTAAAATCCTCTTTAAAAGTAAATTACACAGTTTATAAAATGGTACTCCCGAGCAGAACAAAACCATAATGCGTAGATGGCAAAGCAGataaagttttcaaaacaatgcaataaaaataaaatcaccgGAAACATATGAAAGTATAAACGGAACTAAATCAAGTTGTATACAGGTCATACACAAAATAAAGATGTTCTACGCAAAACTGCACTGAAAATGTGGGTAAcgcttaacaataaggttccatttgatgAACACTTACAATGAACACAacgtttacagcatttactaatcttggttcatgttaatttaaacatatagtaacacatttttaaaatcaaaagttgtatatgtttacattagttaatgtactataaactaacattaacactgaacaattgcatttttattaactaacattaacaacaatcaataaatgctgtaaaaaaaaaagatattgtttattgttagttcatgatacctaatgaattATCTAgttttaacgaatggaaccttattgtaaagtgttaccaaaatgtgtAATTTACTATACTTCAGCTCACAAGCATCAATCTTGCAAGACCCAAAATCAGACAGGCCAACATAGAAGAAATTCTTTGAAGCCACGCATCCTACTCTTTAGATGCAAACCAGCTTTCCTTCCAATCAAGCACTTcaataatataaacatttatacagttgtttaaaaaaaaaaaaatcacatttacgtTTTCCACCTATGATCTCCAAAGTTCTTTGAAATCATGTTGGAGTGTTTTAGTAGAACCTCTTGTTTCTTTCCTGACGTTTCTGAAAGACCACTGCACCTACAACTGCACAAACCACAATTCCAAGCAGGGCACATAGTAGAAGTAGAAAGACTTTCCAGCCAGTGAGGGGTGTGCTTCGGAAATTTCCAGTTGGATCATCAATATTGTCTGTTCCGTGGGAGAAGATAACAGAGAACAGTGGAGAAGAAAAAAGTGggaataattttttaaataaacatgaaaaataattaaatgaaaaatccCTTATGCTGTGAGCATTTTGAACATGTATGATTGTTCAGCTGTGTTACCTTTAGGGGACTTGAGGAGACTGACACTGGGCTCAATCTTCGTCCAATCCTGGTTGTCCTCATCAGGAGTATGTTCTACCATCAGCTGGTACATCTTCATagagatgatgtcatggttgtcTGCGGAGAAGAAACACAGTAAAGCTGGGCTACAGGCATAGAGATTATCATGGACATTTAAGAGCGATATCTAAGCATAGCTTACCAGAGAGATCTCCTGTAGCTGCAGAAGCCCCAAAATAGTAGCCTGTAGGGAGGCGGACGCCCCCAATATCAATACATTCTTTCCAATCATTCCTGTCGTCCACATCCACCATAATCTGTGAAAACAGAACACTGCAGTGAGATATTTCTCAAGATATTATACCATCAGTTACATCTGCATAATTGcgaacacatttacatttattgagCTTCTTACCGTGAGTCTACCTTTGGAGTATCGAATAGCCAGGTAGGTGTCATGGTCTTTGTTTCTGACTTCTGCAGAGCAACCTCCTAATTCAGTGGACCGGCCATCTTTCCCATGGTCATATGGAAGGGAGCCATTATTCACCATTGCAGAAATATAGGGAAAAgagcgctaaaaaaaaaaaaaaggatcaaaTGTATCAAACTATTTTTGGTTTATAAAGTTGAcactaaaatgtaatgtaaattacTAAATTATGGTGCATTATTTTGaacaagcttaaaggaatattaagggttcaattcaagttaaggtcaatcgacagcattatgccacaaatgatgtcgattgagaataacttgtattgaacctggaattaaATGCTTACTCTGTattcatatataaaaaaagttcactaacatactgtaaatataaagaCATGTAGGTCAACAAATATGatcttattttatatatatatataaataatgcttCATTACATGTAGAGCAACAAATAATGAATgatgaaagtaaaaaaatatatatatatatgacacagACCACATGACGCAGGCAAAACATAGAGAAAGCATTGCTTATTTGTAGGGTCTGAAAAAATAGCTGAAAGATCATCCCAGAATATACAGTGAAACAGGAtagtaaagggatagttaaaagtATGAAAGTTTGTTCAACATCTGACAGAAAACACCTGGCAAATAATAGTTCAAATATGAAaagtatccctttaatatgtCCTCTGTTTCCTAGTGAGAACCAAGCTTGGATAGACCAGAGAGAAACCGGACATGTTGAAGGAATGGAATTCCACTATTCTAAAAGCCCCAAACCTATGTGCTAGATTggagataataaaaaaagcaaagctTTCATTCAAATGAAGGTACAAAAACACAAGTATTTTACATCTCTCAACTCACATCTGGAGCCTCATCGTTAGCGAATGTGTCAATAAAAATGGCCAACCCATGGAAATTGGCACTACTGCCAAACACGGGGCCTGCAGAGAAAGAAGGACCCGTGAGTAAGGTGCACTTACATCCATTCCTTGGAGGTCATTACGGAAGGTATCCACAAAAATAGCCAGGCCTACAAAATGGTCTTGGTTTCCAAAGACTGGCCCTAAATGAA from Myxocyprinus asiaticus isolate MX2 ecotype Aquarium Trade chromosome 22, UBuf_Myxa_2, whole genome shotgun sequence includes the following:
- the LOC127413454 gene encoding transmembrane emp24 domain-containing protein 9-like; translation: MIMSNHAIAGKALVIGQRRTMGYVALGLLRRRSALFTCSVKMVAIRKQFTPYLVLFLNIYTSFVSSLYFHIGETEKKCFIEEIPDETMIIGNYRTQLYDKQKEEYLPATQGLGMFVEVKDPDEKVILSRQYGSEGRFTFTSHTPGEHQICLHSNSSKFALFAGGMLRVHLDIQVGEHTNNYAEIAAKDKLSELQLRARQLMEQVDQVQKEQNYQRYREERFRQTSESTNQRVLWWSIIQTLILVAIGFWQMRHLKSFFEAKKLV
- the LOC127413452 gene encoding vesicular integral-membrane protein VIP36-like isoform X1, which encodes MARERSPSALWLVSQPSVTRKMCHRIFLLLWLLHFSSVYSDITDGNAEHLKREHSLIKPYQGVGTSPSSQWDFWGNTLVTSQYVRLTSDERSKQGSIWNTVPCYLKDWEMHVQFKVHGSGKKNLHGDGFAVWYTKEKLHPGPVFGNQDHFVGLAIFVDTFRNDLQGMDRSFPYISAMVNNGSLPYDHGKDGRSTELGGCSAEVRNKDHDTYLAIRYSKGRLTIMVDVDDRNDWKECIDIGGVRLPTGYYFGASAATGDLSDNHDIISMKMYQLMVEHTPDEDNQDWTKIEPSVSLLKSPKDNIDDPTGNFRSTPLTGWKVFLLLLCALLGIVVCAVVGAVVFQKRQERNKRFY
- the LOC127413452 gene encoding vesicular integral-membrane protein VIP36-like isoform X2 yields the protein MARERSPSALWLVSQPSVTRKMCHRIFLLLWLLHFSSVYSDITDGNAEHLKREHSLIKPYQGVGTSPSSQWDFWGNTLVTSQYVRLTSDERSKQGSIWNTVPCYLKDWEMHVQFKVHGSGKKNLHGDGFAVWYTKEKLHPGPVFGSSANFHGLAIFIDTFANDEAPDRSFPYISAMVNNGSLPYDHGKDGRSTELGGCSAEVRNKDHDTYLAIRYSKGRLTIMVDVDDRNDWKECIDIGGVRLPTGYYFGASAATGDLSDNHDIISMKMYQLMVEHTPDEDNQDWTKIEPSVSLLKSPKDNIDDPTGNFRSTPLTGWKVFLLLLCALLGIVVCAVVGAVVFQKRQERNKRFY